A region from the Saccharomonospora azurea NA-128 genome encodes:
- a CDS encoding ROK family transcriptional regulator: MTSTPVARPDEVRRYNRASLLRLLHLDGPSTRAELASELGLNRSTIKALVDGLAESGVVAERVPRPGRQAGRPSLLVLPQPEAAVVLAVDIQVEHVALALIGLGGEILGRNSWKLHSRTRAPGEVLTRIVDATAPLAADLGVRPVACGVSVPGVVRRLDGHVHEAPNLRWSDVALGQRLAAALEIRVVVGNDAELGALAEHLRGTAKGVDDVVFVSADVGVGGGVIAQGTALRGTTGYVGELGHMAVRPQGRDCYCGSRGCWETEVGEAAFCRALGLPEDSPRGAVVVELRKLANDPAAARRRLGDLAEWLTIGLVNVVNLLGPELVVLGDLFTGLPDAVLHDVTDSLRHRSMVSRAMGGVRVERSTLGRDAKLLGAAEVAFEEIMDTV; the protein is encoded by the coding sequence GTGACCAGCACGCCTGTGGCCCGGCCCGACGAGGTGAGGCGATACAACCGCGCGAGCCTGCTGCGACTGCTCCACCTCGACGGGCCGAGCACGCGGGCCGAGCTCGCGTCCGAACTCGGCCTGAACCGCAGCACGATCAAAGCCCTCGTCGACGGGCTCGCCGAGTCGGGCGTGGTGGCCGAGCGCGTGCCGCGCCCGGGGCGGCAGGCGGGCCGGCCGTCGTTGCTCGTCCTGCCCCAACCCGAGGCCGCGGTCGTGCTGGCGGTGGACATCCAGGTCGAGCACGTCGCGCTCGCTCTGATCGGTCTCGGCGGTGAGATCCTCGGCCGCAACAGCTGGAAACTCCACAGCCGGACCCGCGCTCCCGGCGAGGTGCTCACGCGCATCGTCGACGCCACCGCGCCGCTGGCGGCCGATCTGGGAGTGCGTCCGGTCGCCTGTGGTGTCTCGGTGCCGGGCGTGGTCCGCCGTCTCGACGGGCACGTCCACGAGGCGCCGAACCTGCGGTGGAGCGACGTGGCGTTGGGACAGCGGCTGGCCGCCGCGCTGGAGATCCGTGTGGTCGTGGGCAACGACGCCGAACTCGGGGCGCTGGCCGAGCATCTGCGGGGGACGGCGAAGGGCGTCGACGACGTCGTCTTCGTCTCGGCCGACGTCGGAGTGGGCGGTGGGGTCATCGCCCAGGGCACCGCGCTGCGCGGCACGACGGGGTACGTGGGCGAGCTGGGGCACATGGCCGTGCGTCCACAGGGACGCGACTGCTACTGCGGCAGCCGTGGGTGTTGGGAGACGGAAGTCGGGGAGGCCGCCTTCTGCCGGGCTCTGGGGCTGCCCGAGGACAGTCCGCGAGGCGCCGTCGTGGTGGAGTTGCGCAAGCTCGCGAACGACCCGGCGGCGGCGCGTCGGCGGCTCGGGGACCTCGCCGAGTGGCTCACCATCGGTCTCGTCAACGTGGTGAACCTGCTGGGGCCCGAACTCGTGGTGCTCGGCGACCTGTTCACCGGTCTCCCGGACGCGGTGCTGCACGACGTCACGGACAGCCTGCGGCACCGCAGCATGGTGAGCCGCGCCATGGGAGGAGTCCGCGTGGAGCGCTCGACACTCGGGCGCGACGCCAAGCTCCTCGGCGCGGCGGAGGTCGCCTTCGAAGAGATCATGGACACGGTGTGA
- a CDS encoding ATP-binding cassette domain-containing protein yields the protein MSDTVAADVPEAVLDLRGVNKSFGPVHVLHDVDFAVRAGEVTALVGDNGAGKSTLVKSIAGIHPVDSGTIRFRDREVAIRSPKDAADLGIEVVYQDLALADNLDIVQNMFLGRERGSAWLLDEAGMEEAARRTLASLSVRTVKSVRTPVSALSGGQRQTVAIAKSVLWDSSVVLLDEPTAALGVAQTRQVLDLVRRLAEQGLGVVLISHNMADVFEVSDRIAVLYLGRMVAEVRTKDVTHAQVVELITAGRSGDLGLARPETAAL from the coding sequence GTGAGCGACACCGTGGCGGCGGACGTCCCCGAGGCCGTGCTCGACCTGCGCGGCGTCAACAAGAGCTTCGGTCCCGTGCACGTGTTGCACGACGTGGACTTCGCGGTGCGAGCCGGTGAGGTCACCGCCCTCGTCGGCGACAACGGAGCCGGGAAGTCCACGCTGGTCAAGAGCATCGCCGGAATCCATCCCGTCGACTCGGGCACCATCCGGTTCCGGGACCGCGAGGTGGCGATCCGCAGTCCCAAGGACGCGGCCGACCTCGGCATCGAGGTCGTGTACCAGGACCTGGCTCTGGCCGACAACCTCGACATCGTGCAGAACATGTTCCTCGGCCGGGAGCGGGGGAGCGCGTGGCTGCTCGACGAGGCCGGCATGGAGGAGGCGGCGCGCCGCACGCTGGCGTCGCTGTCGGTGCGCACGGTGAAGTCCGTGCGCACCCCGGTCTCGGCGCTGTCCGGCGGGCAGCGGCAGACCGTGGCCATCGCCAAGTCGGTGCTCTGGGACAGCTCGGTCGTGCTGCTCGACGAGCCCACGGCCGCGCTCGGCGTGGCGCAGACACGACAGGTGCTCGACCTGGTGCGCAGGCTCGCGGAGCAGGGTCTCGGAGTGGTCCTGATCAGCCACAACATGGCTGACGTCTTCGAGGTGTCCGACCGCATCGCGGTGCTCTACCTCGGCCGCATGGTGGCCGAGGTGCGCACCAAGGACGTCACGCACGCCCAGGTCGTCGAGTTGATCACCGCGGGGCGTTCCGGCGACCTCGGACTCGCCAGGCCCGAGACCGCGGCCCTCTGA
- a CDS encoding YihY/virulence factor BrkB family protein: MQTRDDGTTDGPANGPAEGENERRPTRGVRRKGPVRLLGRTMSKAWDGNIFSEAAEAAFWQTLSLPPLLLGLLGSLGFIGEWFGDNIVRQVHDKIIAFSETVFSGSVVHQIIEPTVDDILTTGKGEIVSVGFLISLWAGSSAMSSFVDAITVAHDQYGVRNEVWQRIFALLLYMASLVLLVIGLPIIAIGPDLLPEFFPDEWQPTISSWLSVLYYPTVGVLLVLALATLYKLALPRKLPWHRGLPGAMLAMVIFLLSSVGLRVYIAWITTTGYTYGALATPIAFLLFTFFIGLAIVAGAYFNSAIQELWPAKMTRRQRRKWRRLEMERLKERMRAEDEDRGNLWHRTTQPLLRPWRGESDTRDQREQEAAPSADTERDERRGNHDGGEAPRQTEGDRDPASPAAAADPGATESPQRGEPD, encoded by the coding sequence ATGCAGACCCGAGACGACGGCACCACGGACGGCCCTGCGAACGGCCCTGCGGAGGGTGAGAACGAACGCCGGCCCACGCGAGGGGTCCGGCGCAAGGGTCCTGTGCGGCTACTCGGGCGCACGATGAGCAAGGCCTGGGACGGCAACATCTTCTCGGAAGCGGCCGAGGCCGCGTTCTGGCAGACGCTGTCCCTCCCGCCGCTGCTGCTCGGGCTGCTGGGCAGTCTCGGGTTCATCGGCGAGTGGTTCGGCGACAACATCGTCCGCCAGGTGCACGACAAGATCATCGCCTTCTCGGAGACCGTCTTCAGCGGCAGCGTCGTGCACCAGATCATCGAACCGACGGTCGACGACATCCTGACCACGGGCAAAGGCGAGATCGTGTCCGTGGGCTTCCTCATCTCCCTGTGGGCGGGTTCGTCGGCCATGTCGTCGTTCGTGGACGCCATCACCGTGGCCCACGACCAGTACGGGGTGCGCAACGAGGTGTGGCAGCGCATCTTCGCGCTGCTGCTGTACATGGCCAGCCTCGTCCTGCTCGTCATCGGGTTGCCGATCATCGCGATCGGGCCCGACCTGCTGCCGGAGTTCTTCCCCGACGAGTGGCAGCCGACGATCTCGTCGTGGCTGAGCGTCCTCTACTACCCCACCGTCGGGGTGCTGCTCGTGCTCGCGCTCGCCACGCTCTACAAGCTGGCGCTGCCCCGCAAGCTGCCGTGGCACCGCGGCCTGCCCGGCGCGATGCTCGCGATGGTGATCTTCCTGCTGTCCAGCGTCGGCCTGCGGGTGTACATCGCGTGGATCACCACGACCGGCTACACCTACGGTGCGCTGGCCACGCCCATCGCGTTCCTGCTGTTCACGTTCTTCATCGGGCTGGCCATCGTGGCGGGCGCCTATTTCAACAGCGCCATCCAGGAGCTCTGGCCCGCCAAGATGACCCGCAGGCAACGCCGCAAGTGGCGCAGGCTGGAGATGGAACGGCTCAAGGAGCGCATGCGCGCCGAGGACGAGGACCGCGGCAACCTCTGGCACCGCACCACGCAACCCCTGCTGCGGCCGTGGCGGGGCGAGTCCGACACGCGGGACCAGCGGGAACAGGAGGCGGCGCCGTCCGCCGACACCGAACGCGACGAGCGACGCGGGAACCACGACGGAGGCGAGGCGCCGCGTCAGACCGAAGGAGATCGGGACCCGGCGTCACCGGCCGCCGCTGCGGACCCCGGCGCGACCGAGAGCCCGCAGCGGGGAGAACCGGACTGA
- a CDS encoding RNA polymerase sigma factor translates to MAAAKTATRSGTKTSSAAEPTTADDQTASVDGTATPDTKSSGRKTAAKKAPAKSRKTTTAKDKTKTTRAKSTKGAKGKAKTSADGADVDGAELEDVDLSDLDVDAVEVDVVDATVTEDSDESDDSGNNRNDPDFVWDEEESEALRQARKDAELTASADSVRAYLKQIGKVALLNAEEEVELAKRIEAGLYAAERLRVVEEEGEKLSTQMRRDLKWIVRDGERAKSHLLEANLRLVVSLAKRYTGRGMAFLDLIQEGNLGLIRAVEKFDYTKGFKFSTYATWWIRQAITRAMADQARTIRIPVHMVEVINKLGRIQRELLQDLGREPTPEELAKEMDISPEKVLEIQQYAREPISLDQTIGDEGDSQLGDFIEDSEAVVAVDAVSFTLLQDQLQSVLQTLSEREAGVVRLRFGLTDGQPRTLDEIGQVYGVTRERIRQIESKTMSKLRHPSRSQVLRDYLD, encoded by the coding sequence GTGGCAGCCGCAAAGACCGCAACCCGAAGCGGGACGAAGACATCGAGCGCCGCCGAACCGACGACTGCCGACGACCAGACGGCGTCCGTCGACGGGACGGCCACGCCGGACACGAAGTCGTCGGGTCGCAAGACGGCCGCGAAGAAGGCGCCCGCGAAGTCCCGCAAGACCACCACCGCCAAGGACAAGACCAAGACGACGCGGGCCAAGAGCACCAAGGGCGCGAAGGGCAAGGCCAAGACCTCCGCCGACGGCGCGGACGTCGACGGCGCCGAGCTCGAGGACGTCGACCTGTCGGACCTCGACGTTGACGCGGTCGAGGTCGACGTCGTCGATGCGACGGTGACCGAGGACTCGGACGAGTCCGACGACTCGGGCAACAACCGCAACGACCCCGACTTCGTCTGGGACGAGGAGGAGTCCGAGGCGCTGCGGCAGGCGCGCAAGGACGCGGAGCTGACCGCGTCCGCCGACTCCGTCCGCGCGTACCTCAAGCAGATCGGCAAGGTCGCGCTGCTCAACGCGGAGGAGGAGGTGGAGCTCGCCAAGCGCATCGAGGCGGGCCTCTACGCTGCCGAGCGGCTGCGCGTCGTCGAGGAGGAGGGCGAGAAGCTCTCCACCCAGATGCGCCGCGACCTCAAGTGGATCGTGCGTGACGGCGAGCGGGCCAAGAGCCACCTGCTGGAGGCCAACCTCCGGCTCGTGGTGTCGCTCGCCAAGCGCTACACCGGCCGGGGCATGGCGTTCCTGGATTTGATCCAGGAGGGCAACCTGGGCCTGATCCGTGCGGTCGAGAAGTTCGACTACACCAAGGGCTTCAAGTTCTCCACCTACGCGACGTGGTGGATCCGCCAGGCCATCACCCGCGCCATGGCCGACCAGGCCCGCACCATCCGTATCCCGGTGCACATGGTCGAGGTCATCAACAAGCTCGGCCGCATCCAGCGCGAGCTGCTGCAGGACCTGGGCCGCGAGCCCACTCCCGAGGAACTCGCCAAGGAGATGGACATCTCCCCCGAGAAGGTCCTCGAGATCCAGCAGTACGCGCGCGAGCCGATCTCGCTCGACCAGACGATCGGCGACGAGGGCGACTCGCAGCTCGGTGACTTCATCGAGGACAGCGAGGCCGTCGTGGCCGTCGACGCCGTGTCGTTCACGCTGCTGCAGGACCAGCTGCAGTCGGTACTGCAGACGCTGTCCGAGCGTGAGGCCGGCGTGGTGCGCCTGCGGTTCGGGCTCACCGACGGCCAGCCGCGCACCCTGGACGAGATCGGCCAGGTCTACGGCGTGACCCGGGAGCGCATCCGGCAGATCGAGTCGAAGACCATGTCGAAGCTGCGCCACCCGTCCCGGTCGCAGGTCCTGCGCGACTATCTGGACTGA
- a CDS encoding sugar ABC transporter substrate-binding protein: MRRRFRLRACAAALGAALTLSACGANAGGDAASGDDSDAGQGSAPLGKVGVILPETASSARWEGFDKPMLEEALRAEGFDPDIQNAQGDVQKFSTLADGMIAQNVKVLIIASINSEVGGAVAAKAKAAGIPTIDYDRLNLGGSSEYYVSFDNVRVGELQGEGLVEALDGKKGAEVAEIIEIEGAPTDHNATLFHEGQRNVLQPLYDAGELELVQSQPIEQWNNQEGGRIFEQILTSNGGEVDGVVAANDGLASAVITVLKKYGLNGSVPVTGQDATAEGLRSVLRGDQYMTVFKPVKEEAEATAKLAAALAEGDTAAADAVAQDVSEDPKGEREVASVLLEPYLITKDEVKRVVDEGYVAADEICAQDLADVCAELGIG, translated from the coding sequence ATGCGACGACGCTTCCGACTCCGCGCCTGTGCTGCGGCGCTGGGTGCTGCCCTGACCCTGTCGGCCTGCGGGGCCAACGCCGGCGGCGATGCCGCCTCCGGGGACGACTCCGACGCCGGGCAGGGGTCCGCCCCGCTCGGCAAGGTGGGCGTGATCCTGCCCGAGACGGCCTCGTCGGCCCGGTGGGAGGGCTTCGACAAGCCGATGCTGGAGGAGGCGCTGCGCGCCGAGGGCTTCGACCCGGACATCCAGAACGCGCAGGGCGACGTCCAGAAGTTCTCGACGCTGGCCGACGGCATGATCGCCCAGAACGTGAAGGTGCTGATCATCGCCTCGATCAACAGTGAGGTCGGCGGGGCCGTCGCGGCCAAGGCGAAGGCCGCGGGCATCCCCACCATCGACTACGACCGCCTGAACCTCGGCGGCAGTTCCGAGTACTACGTGTCCTTCGACAACGTCCGCGTCGGCGAACTGCAGGGCGAGGGACTCGTCGAGGCACTCGACGGCAAGAAGGGCGCGGAGGTCGCGGAGATCATCGAGATCGAGGGCGCGCCCACCGACCACAACGCCACGCTGTTCCACGAGGGCCAGCGCAACGTGCTGCAGCCCCTGTACGACGCCGGTGAGCTCGAACTCGTCCAGAGCCAGCCCATCGAGCAGTGGAACAACCAGGAGGGCGGCCGGATCTTCGAGCAGATCCTGACCTCCAACGGCGGTGAGGTCGACGGCGTCGTCGCCGCGAACGACGGGCTCGCCAGCGCGGTGATCACCGTGTTGAAGAAGTACGGGCTCAACGGATCGGTGCCGGTGACCGGGCAGGACGCCACGGCGGAGGGACTGCGCTCCGTGCTGCGGGGCGACCAGTACATGACCGTCTTCAAGCCGGTCAAGGAGGAGGCGGAGGCCACCGCCAAGCTCGCCGCCGCACTCGCCGAGGGTGACACCGCCGCGGCCGACGCGGTCGCCCAGGACGTCAGCGAGGACCCGAAGGGCGAGCGCGAGGTCGCGTCGGTGCTGCTGGAGCCCTACCTGATCACGAAGGACGAGGTGAAGCGGGTCGTCGACGAAGGCTACGTCGCGGCCGACGAGATCTGCGCGCAGGACCTCGCCGACGTGTGCGCCGAGCTCGGGATCGGGTGA
- a CDS encoding EamA family transporter, translated as MYVGAALAVWIFDVATPAGVAWLRCLGAALILLLWRRPGRPAWRGRALLLAGTFGVVTAGMNVLFYEAIARLPLGTVVAIEFAGPVLVAALGSRGARDFAAVAAVTLGVVLIADVQWAGSPSGVAFALGAAAAWAGYIVLGSRVALAGNGVDGLAVGFVVATVVLSPLALGTTAVWGQPDLLAFAVGVALLSTVVPYVLDQVVLRRLGQARFALLLALLPVTAAVIGFVVLGQVPTLVEALGILAVMVGVALRSGAGTRTRRMSRGREDRRASDDLPGPES; from the coding sequence ATGTACGTCGGCGCGGCGCTCGCGGTCTGGATCTTCGACGTCGCCACGCCGGCCGGAGTCGCCTGGCTGCGCTGCCTCGGGGCGGCCCTCATCCTGCTGCTGTGGCGGCGACCGGGGCGACCCGCGTGGCGGGGACGCGCGTTGCTGCTCGCGGGCACCTTCGGGGTCGTCACAGCCGGGATGAACGTGCTCTTCTACGAGGCCATCGCGCGGTTGCCGTTGGGCACCGTGGTGGCCATCGAGTTCGCCGGTCCCGTTCTCGTCGCCGCGCTCGGCTCGCGTGGAGCGAGGGACTTCGCGGCGGTCGCCGCTGTCACGCTGGGTGTCGTCCTGATTGCCGACGTCCAATGGGCGGGCAGTCCGAGCGGCGTCGCGTTCGCACTCGGCGCGGCGGCGGCATGGGCGGGCTACATCGTGCTCGGCAGCCGCGTCGCGCTCGCGGGCAACGGCGTGGACGGCTTGGCGGTCGGATTCGTCGTCGCCACGGTGGTGCTCTCACCGCTGGCGCTCGGCACGACGGCCGTGTGGGGCCAGCCCGACCTCCTGGCCTTCGCCGTCGGTGTGGCCCTGCTGTCGACGGTCGTTCCCTACGTGCTGGACCAAGTGGTGCTGCGACGTCTGGGGCAGGCCCGGTTCGCCCTGTTGCTCGCCCTGTTGCCGGTGACCGCGGCGGTCATCGGATTCGTGGTGCTGGGTCAGGTGCCGACGCTCGTCGAGGCACTCGGCATCCTCGCCGTGATGGTGGGAGTGGCGTTGCGTTCGGGTGCCGGCACGCGCACCCGGCGCATGAGCCGGGGCCGGGAAGATCGCCGGGCGTCGGACGATCTTCCCGGCCCCGAATCGTGA
- a CDS encoding sugar ABC transporter permease, protein MTQTPTAQQSAAISDFGIDTTAMSTSEVMRDYLARLRAGQLGSVPALLGLVALVVVFAALSDVFLSLNNLANLLAQGAGQTIIAMGIVFVLLVGEIDLSAGTASGVTAAVLAMHFVENGNLLGGMGSGVFVAFNAVLALAAVLALLLRIWAGAALSVLGIVLAVSGLTANPWVEIVLALCVGTAIGCITGFLVARIGMPSFVVTLALFLTWQGVILQFIGEGGVLGISTSPVLNAVANGNLSVVGSWVLFVVAVGGFAAVTVGRHVRRLRRGLVTQPTAVVALKVGGLAVLGAVATVLLTVNRSPNPTVEIRGVPYVVPIVLALLAVGTYVLNRTRYGRHIYAVGGNREAARRAGIDVTRVRASVFVVCSSVAALGAVVYSSKVGSVDPQAGGLNTLLFAVGAAVIGGTSLFGGRGRVSDAVIGGTVLAVVSNGLGLLQQPAAVVSIVTGLVLLLAATVDAVSRRRAAGAAR, encoded by the coding sequence ATGACTCAGACTCCCACCGCGCAGCAGAGCGCGGCGATCTCCGACTTCGGGATCGACACCACCGCGATGTCGACGTCCGAGGTGATGCGCGACTACCTCGCGCGCCTGCGTGCCGGGCAGCTCGGATCGGTCCCCGCTCTGCTGGGGCTCGTCGCGCTCGTCGTGGTGTTCGCCGCCCTGTCGGACGTCTTCCTGTCACTGAACAACCTCGCGAACCTGCTCGCGCAGGGCGCCGGGCAGACCATCATCGCGATGGGCATCGTGTTCGTCCTGCTCGTCGGTGAGATCGACCTGTCGGCGGGCACCGCCTCCGGGGTCACGGCCGCGGTGCTCGCGATGCACTTCGTCGAGAACGGCAACCTGCTCGGCGGCATGGGCTCCGGCGTGTTCGTGGCGTTCAACGCCGTGCTGGCCCTCGCAGCGGTCCTCGCGCTCCTCCTGCGCATCTGGGCGGGCGCGGCGCTGTCGGTGCTCGGCATCGTGCTCGCCGTGTCCGGCCTCACGGCCAACCCGTGGGTGGAGATCGTGCTCGCGCTCTGCGTGGGTACGGCGATCGGCTGCATCACCGGGTTCCTCGTGGCCCGGATCGGGATGCCGTCGTTCGTGGTGACGCTCGCGTTGTTCCTCACCTGGCAGGGCGTGATCCTGCAGTTCATCGGTGAGGGCGGGGTGCTCGGCATCTCCACGTCGCCGGTGCTCAACGCGGTGGCGAACGGCAACCTCTCGGTCGTGGGAAGCTGGGTGCTCTTCGTCGTCGCGGTGGGCGGCTTCGCCGCGGTCACCGTCGGCAGGCACGTGCGGCGGTTGCGCCGCGGGCTGGTGACCCAGCCGACCGCCGTGGTCGCGCTCAAGGTCGGCGGGCTCGCCGTCCTGGGCGCGGTGGCGACCGTGCTGCTCACCGTGAACCGGTCGCCGAACCCGACCGTCGAGATCCGCGGGGTGCCGTACGTGGTGCCGATCGTGCTGGCGCTGCTGGCTGTCGGGACCTACGTGTTGAACCGCACCCGCTACGGCAGGCACATCTACGCCGTGGGCGGCAACCGGGAAGCCGCGCGCAGGGCGGGCATCGACGTCACGCGCGTGCGGGCGAGCGTGTTCGTCGTGTGCTCCTCCGTGGCCGCCCTGGGCGCCGTCGTCTACTCGTCGAAGGTCGGATCCGTCGACCCGCAGGCGGGCGGGCTCAACACGTTGCTGTTCGCGGTGGGAGCCGCCGTGATCGGCGGGACGTCGCTGTTCGGCGGCCGGGGCAGGGTGTCCGACGCCGTCATCGGTGGCACCGTCCTGGCCGTGGTGTCCAACGGCCTCGGGCTGCTCCAGCAACCCGCCGCCGTCGTGTCGATCGTGACGGGACTCGTCCTGCTGCTCGCGGCCACCGTGGACGCGGTCTCCCGCAGGCGCGCGGCCGGCGCAGCCCGGTGA
- a CDS encoding DUF7455 domain-containing protein — protein MTTTTLTRPELTAADRCDRCGAAAKMRAVLPNGGELLFCGHHGREYEAKLKELDADIQR, from the coding sequence ATGACAACGACGACGCTCACCCGCCCCGAACTGACCGCTGCGGACCGTTGTGACCGTTGCGGAGCAGCCGCAAAGATGCGTGCCGTTCTCCCGAACGGCGGAGAGCTTCTGTTCTGTGGCCACCACGGCCGGGAGTACGAGGCCAAGCTGAAGGAGCTGGACGCCGACATCCAGCGCTGA
- a CDS encoding DEAD/DEAH box helicase: protein MSETAQAHQGAQGYAAPEPAHDATARPLRAWQRRALTKYLTRKPKDFLAVATPGAGKTVFGLRVAAELLSDRTVEAITIVTPTEHLKHQWAESAARAGIAIDSNFRNGTGVTSSDYQGVAVTYAQVAAHPTLHRVRTENRKTLVILDEIHHAGDAKSWGDAVFEAFTPATRRLALTGTPFRSDDSPIPFVTYEPDADGALRSKADHSYNYADALADKVVRPVVFLAYSGEASWRTSAGDEFTARLGEPLTAEQTARAWRTALDPAGEWMPAVLQAADTRLSQLRAGGMPDAGGLVIATDQETARAYAKLLAGISGEPPVVVLSDDPKATKRIAEFSESNDRWLVAVRMVSEGVDVPRLAVGVYATSASTPLFFAQAIGRFVRSRQPGETASVFLPSVPVLLELASELEAERDHVLGKPHREKDGWDDELLVAANRTDDERGEEEKSFTALGAQAELDQVIYDGNSFGTAVFSGSEEEQEYLGLPGLLDADQVRALLRKRQEEQLADASRRKAKAEEPPAPAPRPTSVNERLKSLRKELNTLVGLYHHRTRKPHGAIHNELRRICGGPPTAMATVEQLEERIATLRSW, encoded by the coding sequence GTGTCGGAGACCGCACAGGCTCACCAGGGCGCGCAGGGTTACGCCGCCCCCGAGCCCGCGCACGACGCGACGGCCCGCCCCCTACGTGCGTGGCAGCGTCGGGCGCTCACCAAGTACCTGACCCGCAAGCCGAAGGACTTCCTGGCCGTGGCGACGCCCGGCGCGGGAAAGACCGTGTTCGGCCTGAGAGTGGCCGCCGAGCTGCTGTCCGACCGGACCGTCGAGGCGATCACCATCGTGACGCCGACCGAGCACCTCAAACACCAGTGGGCGGAGTCGGCGGCGCGCGCGGGGATCGCCATCGACTCGAACTTCCGCAACGGCACGGGCGTGACGTCGTCGGACTACCAGGGTGTCGCGGTCACGTACGCGCAAGTGGCCGCCCATCCGACGCTGCACCGGGTGCGCACCGAGAACCGCAAGACGCTGGTGATCCTCGACGAGATCCACCACGCCGGCGATGCCAAGTCGTGGGGCGACGCGGTCTTCGAGGCGTTCACACCCGCCACGCGACGGCTCGCGCTGACGGGTACGCCGTTCCGCAGTGACGACTCACCGATCCCGTTCGTGACCTACGAGCCGGACGCCGACGGCGCGCTGCGGAGCAAGGCCGACCACTCCTACAACTACGCCGACGCACTCGCCGACAAGGTCGTGCGGCCGGTGGTGTTCCTGGCGTACTCCGGCGAGGCGTCGTGGCGCACGAGCGCGGGGGACGAGTTCACCGCGCGGCTCGGTGAGCCGCTCACCGCGGAGCAGACGGCGCGCGCGTGGCGGACGGCTCTCGACCCGGCGGGGGAGTGGATGCCCGCCGTGCTCCAGGCCGCCGACACGCGGTTGTCGCAGCTCCGGGCCGGCGGGATGCCCGACGCGGGTGGCCTCGTGATCGCCACCGACCAGGAGACGGCGCGCGCCTACGCCAAGCTGCTCGCGGGCATCTCCGGGGAACCGCCTGTGGTGGTGCTCTCCGACGATCCCAAGGCCACCAAACGCATTGCCGAGTTCTCCGAGTCGAACGATCGCTGGCTCGTGGCCGTGCGCATGGTGTCGGAGGGCGTCGACGTGCCGAGGCTGGCCGTCGGCGTGTACGCCACGAGTGCGTCCACACCGCTGTTCTTCGCCCAGGCCATCGGCCGGTTCGTGCGGTCCCGGCAACCGGGGGAGACGGCGAGCGTCTTCCTCCCCAGCGTGCCGGTGCTGCTCGAACTGGCGAGTGAGCTGGAGGCCGAGCGGGACCATGTGCTCGGCAAGCCGCACCGTGAGAAGGACGGGTGGGACGACGAGCTCCTCGTCGCGGCCAACCGCACCGACGACGAGCGGGGTGAGGAGGAGAAGTCCTTCACCGCGCTCGGGGCTCAGGCCGAGCTCGACCAGGTGATCTACGACGGCAACTCGTTCGGCACGGCCGTCTTCTCCGGCAGCGAGGAGGAGCAGGAGTACCTGGGGCTGCCCGGGTTGCTGGATGCCGACCAGGTTCGGGCGTTGCTGCGCAAGCGGCAGGAGGAGCAGCTCGCCGATGCGTCTCGGCGCAAGGCCAAGGCCGAGGAGCCGCCCGCGCCCGCGCCCCGGCCGACGTCGGTGAACGAGCGCCTCAAGTCCCTGCGCAAGGAACTCAACACGCTGGTGGGCCTGTACCACCACCGGACCCGCAAGCCTCACGGCGCGATCCACAACGAACTGCGCCGTATCTGTGGTGGCCCGCCGACCGCGATGGCCACCGTGGAGCAGCTCGAGGAGCGGATCGCCACGCTCCGGTCCTGGTAG
- a CDS encoding DUF3039 domain-containing protein, with amino-acid sequence MEGVSTMTLPDVETRPESTDTTDDDSPKMFHYVRKNKIAESAVMGTHVVALCGEVFPVTKSPKPGSPVCPECKRIFEKMPSGGDE; translated from the coding sequence ATGGAAGGCGTGAGTACGATGACGCTGCCTGATGTCGAGACCCGGCCGGAGAGCACCGACACCACGGACGACGACTCTCCGAAGATGTTCCACTACGTGCGCAAGAACAAGATCGCCGAGAGCGCGGTCATGGGCACGCACGTGGTGGCGTTGTGCGGGGAGGTCTTCCCCGTGACGAAGTCGCCGAAGCCGGGGTCGCCGGTCTGCCCCGAGTGCAAGCGCATCTTCGAGAAGATGCCTTCCGGTGGCGACGAGTGA